A genomic stretch from Leptospira johnsonii includes:
- a CDS encoding OmpA/MotB family protein, whose product MKPFFFRLTPVLLFLFSLPIFSDAFYFPWEYNKLYNENATLRIELDSLRLRYRNETENSKKEKLSLDARIQNLEEQLAGEKSFRERDKEISLEQIRALENQIALLKAKSGNKEKELIEENEKQSKKYQDLISELKSELEKERLGCIRKMDELKREYESKIAGLEARIKELEDNLSKLKNLNEDQKRELNRLAEQATELESKLSGEIAKGQIRVKRFHNRLVINIDDQISFDSGSAELKKQIFPALDKIKEILVKYPGNLIIVEGHTDNIPIRTKKFNDNWQLSTERALSVVRFLLESKNLDARNFSVAGYGEHQPIVSNDTPENRSLNRRVDIVLEPQSGKSH is encoded by the coding sequence ATGAAACCTTTTTTTTTCCGACTTACTCCCGTTCTTCTATTCCTATTTTCTTTGCCGATATTCTCGGACGCATTTTATTTCCCTTGGGAATACAATAAACTCTATAATGAGAACGCCACACTGAGAATCGAGTTAGATTCTCTCAGACTCCGCTACAGAAACGAGACCGAAAACTCCAAAAAAGAAAAACTCAGCCTAGACGCAAGGATCCAGAATTTAGAAGAACAGCTCGCAGGTGAAAAATCCTTTAGAGAAAGGGATAAAGAAATTTCCTTAGAGCAGATCCGTGCTTTGGAAAACCAGATCGCACTCTTAAAAGCCAAAAGTGGAAACAAAGAAAAAGAACTGATCGAAGAGAACGAAAAACAATCCAAAAAATACCAGGACCTGATCTCCGAATTAAAGTCTGAACTCGAAAAAGAAAGACTGGGTTGTATCCGAAAAATGGACGAGCTCAAAAGAGAATACGAGTCCAAAATCGCAGGCCTGGAAGCAAGGATCAAAGAGTTAGAAGATAATCTATCCAAACTCAAGAACTTAAACGAAGATCAAAAAAGAGAATTAAATCGTTTAGCAGAACAGGCAACTGAACTTGAATCCAAACTTTCCGGAGAGATCGCAAAAGGACAGATCAGAGTAAAACGTTTTCATAATAGACTCGTCATCAATATAGATGACCAGATCTCCTTCGATTCTGGTTCCGCAGAATTAAAAAAGCAGATCTTCCCAGCTTTAGACAAGATCAAAGAAATTTTAGTTAAGTATCCAGGTAACCTAATCATAGTCGAAGGTCATACGGATAATATCCCGATACGTACTAAAAAGTTTAACGATAACTGGCAGTTGTCTACTGAAAGAGCTCTTTCCGTCGTTCGTTTCCTGTTAGAAAGTAAAAATCTAGACGCAAGGAATTTCTCTGTGGCAGGTTACGGGGAACACCAACCGATTGTCTCAAATGATACTCCTGAAAACCGTTCCTTGAATAGAAGAGTCGATATCGTTTTAGAGCCACAAAGCGGCAAGAGTCACTAA
- the mgtE gene encoding magnesium transporter, with protein MDETNSTKETSSLKANPQSGDWMDSFLEKVEKKDNKFLLSFTSTNHPADIAEVLEKLDIDEAFYVFKLCDSEQQSEILVEFDEDLQADLISRLNMKEISPIVENLETDDVTNLISEIPKAKAEEILNSLDREDSSQIRKQLNFREYTAGRLMTTEFASAYETDTVRKAIIKLRRVAKETDDIYLLYVTDAENHLKGFIKLKDLFLAPLNQKASRLVKEEAFSIHYDTDQEEVARIFRKYDLVSAAVVDDLDRIIGRITVDDILDIVQEEASEDILRMGGVSEEERLNTSIWDSIRRRLTWLVINLGTAVIAASTVSLFQDTIQSFVLLASLMPIVAGMGGNAGTQSITVVVRNIATGDLSQSNWTVGFRKEGIIGLINGLTIGAITGLAVFFYTGKLALAIVIFFAMLANLIVAAIVGACIPMLLKVVGIDPAIASSIFVTTTTDVFGFFCFLGLATLFLQYLV; from the coding sequence ATGGACGAAACAAATAGCACTAAGGAAACTTCTTCCCTGAAGGCAAATCCGCAATCCGGGGATTGGATGGATTCCTTTCTCGAAAAGGTAGAAAAAAAGGACAATAAGTTCCTACTCAGTTTTACTTCTACCAATCACCCAGCAGATATCGCCGAAGTCCTGGAAAAGCTGGATATCGACGAAGCATTCTACGTATTTAAACTCTGCGATTCTGAACAACAGTCCGAGATCTTAGTCGAGTTCGACGAGGATCTGCAAGCGGATCTGATCTCTCGTCTGAATATGAAGGAGATCTCTCCCATCGTCGAAAATCTAGAAACAGACGACGTTACAAACCTGATCTCCGAAATTCCCAAGGCTAAGGCTGAGGAAATTTTGAATTCCTTAGATCGGGAGGATTCTTCACAGATCCGAAAACAACTGAATTTTAGGGAATATACCGCCGGCCGTTTGATGACCACGGAGTTTGCCTCAGCTTACGAGACAGACACAGTCAGAAAAGCGATCATCAAATTAAGAAGGGTCGCGAAAGAGACGGACGATATCTACCTTCTCTATGTAACAGATGCTGAGAATCATCTAAAAGGATTTATCAAATTAAAGGACCTATTCCTTGCACCTCTCAACCAAAAAGCGAGTCGGCTTGTAAAGGAAGAAGCGTTCTCAATTCATTATGATACGGACCAGGAAGAAGTGGCCCGTATTTTCCGAAAATACGACTTAGTTTCCGCTGCAGTAGTGGATGATCTGGATCGGATCATCGGTAGGATCACTGTAGACGATATCTTGGATATCGTTCAGGAAGAAGCTTCCGAGGACATCTTGAGGATGGGGGGAGTTTCCGAAGAGGAAAGATTGAACACTTCCATCTGGGATTCCATTCGGAGAAGATTGACCTGGCTTGTGATCAACCTAGGAACCGCCGTAATTGCTGCTTCTACAGTTTCCCTTTTTCAAGACACGATCCAATCCTTTGTATTACTTGCTAGCCTTATGCCAATTGTTGCTGGAATGGGGGGAAACGCAGGCACCCAGTCCATTACCGTGGTGGTAAGAAATATCGCCACAGGGGATTTGAGCCAGTCCAACTGGACGGTCGGTTTTAGGAAAGAAGGGATCATCGGTCTGATTAACGGTCTCACGATCGGTGCGATCACGGGACTTGCCGTATTTTTTTATACGGGAAAACTTGCCCTGGCGATTGTTATCTTTTTTGCGATGCTTGCGAATCTGATCGTAGCTGCCATCGTAGGAGCTTGTATCCCTATGCTATTAAAAGTGGTTGGGATAGATCCTGCAATTGCGTCTTCCATATTTGTTACAACTACAACGGACGTGTTCGGCTTCTTCTGTTTCTTAGGGCTTGCCACACTGTTCTTGCAATATTTGGTATAG
- a CDS encoding LA_2219 family laminin/E-cadherin/plasminogen-binding protein: MFRVSVCRTFLAGFAVLYCLSFISCISTGGPSTHAPETPKGEILPNPAGDSEEIIDEEGREVKISTTDPVSFQSQSKDSAEYFRVHITSESYQVRQIRGSKYIRRKVDKGGDALISEELVKYNRINFNDDGIILVILNGNTGAVETIRFNTRVPRINNLAKIIQNDVTRWSMEHSEEKPVVTKYQIHYTIKLENKSNTTRDTVKEELKSEVKKR; the protein is encoded by the coding sequence ATGTTTCGCGTTTCGGTTTGCCGAACTTTTTTAGCCGGTTTTGCGGTTCTATACTGTTTATCATTTATTTCTTGTATTAGTACCGGAGGACCAAGCACCCACGCTCCGGAGACTCCTAAAGGAGAAATTCTCCCGAATCCAGCTGGTGACAGCGAGGAGATCATAGACGAAGAAGGTAGGGAAGTGAAGATTAGCACGACTGATCCTGTATCTTTCCAAAGCCAGTCCAAAGATAGCGCGGAATATTTCAGAGTGCATATCACAAGTGAATCCTATCAGGTTCGCCAGATCAGAGGTTCCAAGTATATCCGTAGAAAAGTGGATAAGGGAGGGGACGCACTCATCAGTGAAGAATTGGTAAAATATAATCGGATCAATTTTAACGATGATGGGATCATCTTAGTGATCTTAAACGGAAACACCGGAGCTGTTGAAACGATCCGTTTTAATACAAGAGTTCCACGGATCAACAACCTAGCTAAGATCATCCAAAATGATGTGACCCGCTGGTCTATGGAACATTCTGAAGAAAAGCCGGTCGTTACTAAGTATCAAATTCACTATACTATCAAATTGGAAAATAAATCCAATACTACTCGGGATACTGTTAAAGAAGAACTCAAGAGTGAAGTGAAGAAGAGGTAA
- a CDS encoding cation diffusion facilitator family transporter, with product MEKDPLSSSNLEPFARQAILRPKRKDALRSLVFAFFLSIGIFSWEIFGSTQSKSLALLADAGHVISDSFAFLLSIFAVLVSDKKPNAKMNFGFFRVEVFAAFLNSILISGISLFIIYEAVQRFRHQQEIETESMLVFSLGTIGLNLISVWLLKRISADNINLRTAYLHVLNDLFGTVAVLVGAILIRLFAWTWIDPLLSLVLSIFILRAAVIILKESLLILLESSPTFDEWDHLKKDLLHIKGVDSLLSAHTWTLTKGIHACAFRVQITQGSDPKKILKEAYELLRGEWKFEQIYLQLEDPSTTHIIDGIVAKTLHDIDSEEWGHHHHTHDHPAHHH from the coding sequence TTGGAAAAAGATCCTCTCTCATCCTCTAATCTCGAACCTTTTGCAAGACAGGCAATCCTTCGTCCCAAAAGGAAAGATGCATTACGCAGTTTAGTTTTTGCATTCTTTCTTTCCATCGGGATCTTCTCTTGGGAAATATTCGGTTCCACTCAAAGTAAAAGTTTGGCACTTTTGGCAGACGCAGGTCACGTAATCTCGGATTCATTTGCGTTTTTATTGAGCATCTTCGCAGTTCTTGTTTCTGACAAAAAACCGAATGCAAAAATGAACTTCGGCTTTTTCAGGGTAGAAGTATTTGCAGCATTTTTAAATTCCATTCTGATCTCAGGAATTTCACTTTTCATTATATACGAAGCCGTCCAAAGATTTCGACACCAGCAAGAAATTGAAACCGAATCTATGTTGGTTTTCAGTTTGGGAACCATCGGTTTAAACCTGATCTCCGTATGGCTTTTAAAAAGGATCTCAGCAGATAATATCAATTTGAGGACTGCTTACCTTCATGTTCTGAACGACTTGTTTGGTACAGTTGCAGTTTTAGTAGGTGCAATTCTAATTCGTCTATTTGCTTGGACTTGGATCGATCCACTACTCAGTTTGGTTCTTTCTATTTTTATCTTAAGAGCGGCAGTTATTATCTTGAAGGAAAGTCTACTGATCCTTCTGGAATCTTCTCCGACTTTTGATGAATGGGATCATCTAAAAAAGGATCTATTACATATCAAAGGAGTTGATTCCCTTCTTTCCGCTCACACCTGGACTCTAACAAAAGGGATCCATGCCTGCGCGTTCAGAGTTCAGATCACCCAAGGATCCGATCCTAAAAAGATCTTGAAAGAAGCGTATGAATTACTAAGAGGAGAATGGAAGTTCGAGCAGATCTATCTTCAATTAGAAGACCCTTCTACCACTCATATAATCGACGGGATCGTTGCAAAAACATTGCATGATATCGATTCGGAAGAATGGGGACATCACCACCATACTCACGATCATCCGGCTCATCATCACTAA
- a CDS encoding NAD(P)-dependent alcohol dehydrogenase, with protein sequence MKAIVYEKYGAPDVLQLKEVQKPGPKKNEILVKVRTASVNAADWRMMRADPFLVRFYAGLFKPKKISTLGADVAGTVEAVGENVTKFRPGDDVFGDVFASGFGGFAEYKCGKEDEFVLKPSNISFEDAAALPLAGMTALHSLRDFGNVQAGQKVLINGASGGVGTFAIQLAKYFGAEVTAVCSTLKRELSISLGADHVIDYTKEDFTKGGKKYDLIIGVNGYRSISEYKGALNPEGRYIMAGGGTAQLFQALLLGPLISLISDRKIIAASSQPNQKDLLFLSELLRSGKIKSVIDRRYSLEEVPEAIHYVEQGHANGKVIILVN encoded by the coding sequence ATGAAAGCGATTGTATACGAGAAGTATGGGGCCCCGGATGTTCTTCAACTTAAAGAAGTGCAAAAGCCTGGTCCAAAGAAGAATGAAATTCTAGTAAAAGTCCGAACTGCTTCCGTGAATGCTGCTGACTGGCGCATGATGAGGGCCGATCCTTTTTTGGTCCGCTTTTATGCAGGACTTTTTAAGCCCAAAAAAATTTCGACTTTGGGCGCAGATGTTGCCGGAACTGTCGAAGCAGTTGGAGAAAATGTTACCAAATTCCGTCCAGGGGATGATGTATTTGGAGATGTTTTCGCAAGCGGCTTCGGCGGGTTTGCGGAATATAAATGTGGGAAAGAAGATGAGTTCGTTTTGAAACCATCTAATATATCCTTTGAGGATGCAGCAGCTTTACCTTTGGCGGGAATGACTGCCTTGCATTCTCTTCGAGATTTTGGCAATGTGCAAGCAGGGCAGAAAGTTCTGATAAACGGTGCATCAGGTGGTGTGGGAACATTCGCAATACAACTCGCAAAATATTTTGGAGCTGAGGTTACCGCAGTTTGTAGTACTCTTAAAAGAGAACTATCAATATCGCTGGGTGCCGACCATGTAATCGACTATACTAAGGAAGATTTTACCAAGGGCGGAAAAAAATACGATCTGATCATCGGTGTAAATGGATATCGTTCCATCTCCGAATACAAGGGTGCATTAAATCCAGAGGGTCGATATATTATGGCCGGAGGTGGCACAGCTCAGTTATTCCAGGCTTTACTTTTGGGGCCATTGATCTCTTTAATAAGCGATCGGAAGATTATCGCAGCTTCTTCTCAGCCGAATCAAAAAGACCTTCTTTTTTTGTCGGAATTATTGCGATCAGGAAAAATCAAGTCAGTAATCGATAGACGATATTCCTTGGAAGAAGTTCCGGAAGCGATCCATTATGTTGAACAAGGCCATGCCAATGGTAAAGTAATCATATTAGTGAATTAG
- the uvrA gene encoding excinuclease ABC subunit UvrA, producing the protein MDHIRIRGAREHNLKNINVDIPRDKLVVITGLSGSGKSSLAFDTIYAEGQRRYVESLSAYARQFLGQMEKPDLDLIEGLSPAISIEQKTTHRNPRSTVGTVTEIYDYLRLLYARVGKPHCPICGTPIQSLSIDQITERILNFPEGTKIQILAPIVSGKKGEHKDVLEKIRKDGFNRIRLNGEIKTLDEEIVLKKSFKATIEIVVDRLVIKDGIRSRLTDSVETALKQSEGILLMDDGKKDHTFSQKLSCPNHPEESLPELSPRLFSFNSPFGACETCDGLGSLLEFDEDLLITDSELSLVEGCIEAWAGAKSNSYWFLTTVHSLAKKLKFDYNIPWKDLPKKVRDTILYGDKNLKIDYDFRNEKSHYEFSREFEGVIPNLKRRYKEGSEARRQQLEGYMTNHNCPACEGKRLKPVSLHVEVNGLTIDKFSAFSVEKGLDFVKSMKPKGSEEIIARPILKEIQQRLTFLNDVGVGYLSLERAAGTLSGGEAQRIRLATQIGSRLQGVLYILDEPSIGLHQRDNTKLVNTLKDLRDLGNTVLVVEHDQETMEEADWLIDMGPGAGVHGGTIVCSGTPEEVAKNKNSLTGKFLSGKEFIPVPKTVRTGNGKKLKIVNAKENNLKNVSVEIPLGKLIVVTGVSGSGKSTLINDILYNAAAHKVMKMRTVWGKHEKITGLEEIDKIINIDQSPIGRTPRSNPATYTGLFTVVRDMFAGLEESKLRGYSPGRFSFNVSGGRCETCEGDGILKIEMHFLPDVYVTCDVCKGKRYNQETLEVRYKGKNIFEILEMTVEDSIPFFENIPALKRKLETLDEVGLGYIKLGQPATTFSGGEAQRIKLATELSKRPTGKTLYILDEPTTGLHFEDVRHLMTVLHTLVDRGNSMIVIEHNLDVIKQADWIIDLGPEGGDGGGKIIAEGTPTEVAKVKESFTGQYLKKVLGNSGKKAG; encoded by the coding sequence TTGGATCATATCCGCATCCGAGGAGCTCGGGAGCATAATCTTAAGAATATCAATGTAGATATTCCGCGGGACAAACTCGTAGTGATCACTGGACTTTCCGGTTCCGGTAAATCTTCTCTTGCTTTCGACACAATCTATGCGGAAGGACAGAGAAGATATGTAGAAAGTCTCTCTGCTTATGCCAGACAATTTTTGGGTCAGATGGAAAAACCGGATCTGGATCTGATCGAAGGACTTTCTCCAGCAATTTCTATAGAACAGAAAACCACACATCGTAACCCTAGATCCACCGTAGGAACTGTGACAGAGATCTATGATTACCTGCGTCTTCTATACGCAAGGGTAGGAAAACCTCATTGTCCAATTTGTGGAACTCCAATCCAATCTCTTTCCATCGACCAAATCACCGAAAGGATCCTGAATTTTCCGGAAGGAACTAAGATCCAAATTTTGGCTCCAATCGTTTCCGGCAAAAAGGGAGAACATAAGGATGTTCTAGAGAAGATCCGAAAAGACGGGTTTAATAGAATACGTCTGAACGGTGAGATCAAAACCCTAGACGAAGAGATCGTTCTGAAAAAAAGTTTTAAGGCAACGATTGAGATCGTAGTGGATCGTCTTGTGATCAAAGACGGAATTCGTTCTCGGTTGACAGACTCTGTGGAAACTGCTCTCAAACAATCGGAAGGAATTCTTCTCATGGACGATGGGAAGAAGGACCATACATTCTCCCAAAAACTTTCCTGTCCGAATCACCCGGAAGAATCCTTGCCTGAACTCTCTCCAAGATTATTCTCCTTTAATTCTCCGTTCGGTGCCTGCGAAACATGCGACGGGCTCGGAAGCCTTTTGGAATTCGACGAGGATCTGTTAATTACGGATTCTGAACTTTCCTTGGTCGAAGGTTGTATCGAAGCATGGGCGGGAGCAAAAAGTAATAGTTATTGGTTTTTAACAACCGTTCATTCTTTGGCGAAAAAATTAAAATTCGATTATAATATTCCTTGGAAGGATCTTCCTAAAAAGGTAAGGGATACCATTCTTTACGGGGACAAAAATCTCAAAATAGATTACGATTTCAGAAATGAAAAATCACATTATGAATTCAGTAGAGAATTCGAAGGTGTGATCCCTAACTTGAAAAGAAGATATAAAGAAGGATCAGAAGCAAGACGTCAGCAGTTAGAAGGATATATGACCAATCATAATTGTCCTGCCTGCGAAGGAAAACGTCTGAAACCTGTAAGCCTTCATGTAGAAGTCAACGGCCTGACAATAGATAAGTTTTCCGCTTTCAGCGTGGAGAAGGGTTTAGACTTCGTAAAATCAATGAAGCCTAAGGGAAGCGAAGAAATAATTGCAAGACCCATTCTGAAGGAAATCCAACAAAGACTTACTTTCTTGAACGATGTGGGGGTCGGTTACTTAAGTTTGGAACGAGCAGCTGGAACTCTTTCCGGGGGAGAAGCTCAAAGGATCAGACTTGCTACCCAGATCGGATCCAGGCTGCAAGGCGTATTATATATTTTAGATGAACCTTCTATCGGTCTTCACCAGAGAGACAATACTAAATTAGTCAATACTCTCAAGGATCTAAGAGATCTTGGGAACACAGTTTTAGTAGTAGAGCATGACCAGGAAACTATGGAAGAAGCCGACTGGCTGATCGATATGGGCCCAGGTGCAGGTGTTCATGGTGGAACAATCGTTTGTTCCGGAACTCCGGAAGAAGTTGCGAAAAACAAAAATTCGCTTACGGGTAAGTTTCTATCCGGCAAAGAATTCATTCCGGTGCCTAAAACTGTCCGAACAGGGAATGGAAAAAAACTCAAGATCGTAAATGCAAAAGAGAATAATCTTAAAAACGTAAGTGTAGAGATCCCTCTCGGAAAACTGATCGTAGTAACAGGTGTTTCCGGTTCCGGAAAGTCCACTTTGATCAACGATATCTTATACAATGCTGCGGCTCATAAAGTAATGAAGATGAGAACCGTCTGGGGAAAACACGAGAAGATCACTGGTCTAGAAGAAATAGATAAGATCATCAATATAGATCAGTCGCCCATTGGTAGAACTCCTAGGTCCAATCCGGCTACTTATACAGGACTTTTTACTGTAGTACGCGATATGTTCGCTGGGTTAGAAGAATCCAAACTCAGAGGTTACTCTCCCGGAAGATTCAGCTTTAACGTGAGTGGGGGAAGATGCGAGACCTGCGAGGGAGACGGTATCCTAAAGATAGAGATGCACTTCCTTCCGGACGTGTATGTGACCTGCGATGTATGTAAGGGAAAACGTTATAACCAAGAAACATTAGAAGTTCGTTATAAAGGTAAAAATATCTTCGAGATCCTGGAGATGACTGTCGAAGATTCTATCCCATTCTTCGAGAATATTCCTGCCTTAAAAAGAAAATTGGAAACCTTGGACGAAGTAGGTTTAGGTTATATCAAACTAGGGCAGCCTGCCACAACATTCTCAGGTGGAGAAGCCCAAAGGATCAAATTGGCTACGGAATTATCCAAACGTCCTACTGGAAAAACATTGTATATCTTAGACGAACCTACTACAGGACTTCATTTCGAAGACGTTCGACACTTGATGACTGTTTTACACACGCTTGTAGATCGCGGAAATTCTATGATCGTGATCGAGCACAATCTAGATGTGATCAAACAAGCGGATTGGATCATAGATCTAGGACCGGAAGGAGGAGACGGAGGCGGAAAGATCATCGCCGAAGGAACTCCAACAGAGGTGGCAAAGGTCAAAGAATCATTCACCGGACAATATCTGAAAAAAGTTCTAGGAAATTCAGGAAAGAAGGCAGGTTAA
- a CDS encoding antibiotic biosynthesis monooxygenase family protein, with protein MQKVLIDTFVVPKKAEEEFFTRVRVNRNMIKALPGFIQDSAYIREKSGDEIQFVTVAIWENEEAISNAKKEVQASYQKEGFDMPGMLQRLGISIERGIFETSKI; from the coding sequence ATGCAAAAAGTCCTGATCGATACATTCGTCGTACCTAAAAAAGCAGAGGAAGAATTTTTCACTCGAGTCAGGGTAAATCGGAACATGATCAAAGCCCTGCCCGGCTTTATCCAAGACTCCGCTTATATCCGAGAAAAAAGCGGAGACGAGATCCAATTTGTAACTGTAGCAATCTGGGAAAATGAAGAAGCAATTTCCAATGCAAAAAAAGAAGTGCAAGCATCCTATCAAAAAGAAGGTTTCGATATGCCTGGAATGTTACAAAGACTTGGAATTTCTATTGAAAGAGGGATTTTTGAAACATCAAAAATCTAA
- a CDS encoding acyl-CoA dehydrogenase family protein produces the protein MMKELRDKLSSFPPGEFRSVYKSVLPDIAKAGLLNALKNGEFRAFHEKLIFLPSFPHGIGVGVGLMAQTNVAGKILKLVLGSEEGASIREESKKLALELQERLVNGLGILGLGVSEPGWMGKLTNLKSSAKVLPSGEIELNFHKGFVTNGADAEGYLVVAKEEEKNRFGVFFIPRDFPGLKIEEVYLDVAREATHCKITGENFKLPSYYHFIEDYSKLGSDIHLSEMLSAAVLFCGAIRKIVSDLSQGSESRERFSVLGKLWDLSGLLYGKCLEISDKKDKDPNYKIEEDHPYGYEAILDECISILESIPNFDHKKEYPDLGLFCTIHPARSPVYIKNRLKQSKSWRKFGNL, from the coding sequence ATGATGAAAGAATTAAGAGATAAACTTTCTTCCTTTCCTCCGGGAGAATTCAGATCCGTTTACAAATCTGTTTTGCCAGATATCGCAAAAGCAGGGTTACTCAATGCCTTAAAAAATGGCGAATTCAGGGCATTTCACGAAAAATTAATATTTCTTCCTTCTTTTCCTCATGGGATAGGAGTGGGAGTTGGATTGATGGCACAAACGAATGTAGCCGGAAAGATCCTAAAATTGGTACTCGGTTCCGAAGAAGGAGCTTCCATCAGAGAAGAATCCAAAAAATTAGCATTGGAACTCCAAGAAAGATTAGTGAACGGTTTAGGAATTTTAGGGCTTGGAGTGAGTGAACCTGGCTGGATGGGGAAACTCACCAATCTAAAATCCTCCGCAAAAGTACTTCCAAGCGGAGAAATAGAATTAAATTTTCATAAAGGATTTGTGACCAACGGAGCCGATGCAGAAGGTTACTTGGTGGTAGCAAAGGAAGAAGAGAAAAATCGTTTCGGAGTATTTTTTATCCCCAGAGATTTCCCCGGTTTAAAAATCGAAGAGGTGTATCTGGATGTCGCCAGAGAAGCCACACATTGTAAGATCACTGGTGAAAATTTTAAATTACCTTCTTATTATCATTTTATAGAAGATTATTCTAAATTAGGTTCCGATATCCATCTTTCTGAAATGCTATCAGCCGCGGTTCTATTTTGTGGAGCCATTCGTAAAATAGTATCTGATCTAAGCCAAGGAAGCGAATCTAGAGAAAGATTTTCCGTTCTGGGAAAACTCTGGGATCTAAGCGGACTTCTCTATGGAAAATGTCTAGAGATTTCCGACAAAAAGGATAAGGATCCGAATTACAAAATTGAAGAAGATCATCCTTATGGCTACGAAGCGATCTTGGACGAATGTATATCCATCTTAGAATCTATTCCGAACTTCGATCATAAGAAGGAATATCCTGACCTTGGACTTTTCTGCACGATCCATCCAGCCAGAAGTCCTGTTTATATCAAAAACAGGCTCAAGCAGTCCAAAAGTTGGAGAAAATTCGGTAATCTTTAG